The Fibrobacter sp. UWT2 sequence CAAAGTGTACCTACCGACAAGCGCTTGCGCATCAAGGTAGGCGACGATATTTCGAGCACCTTTATTATCAGCGACGACGTTTACACCATGGCAAAGGATGCCTCCCTCAAGTTCTTAGGTATCCAGCGTAGCGGTAATTCCGAATCGTGGTTCCACGGTCCGAGCCACGTGAAAGACGGTGCAGGCAAGGTGGTAAACGACCTCATCAATGTCACCCCGGAACTCGCTTCGAAAGAAGGCGCTCTGGAAGGCGGCTGGTACGATGCAGGCGACCACCTGAAGGAATCCCAGACACAGGCGTTCGCCTTTATGGCTTTGGCGGTGATGTCTGCCACCAACCCCGCTAAAGATGTCGACCACTACGCCTACAATCAAGGTGAATTTGTAAAGACCGACGGAATTCCCGACGTCTTGCGCGAGGCCGCACACGGTGCAGACTTTTTCTTGAAGGCTTACAAATTTGCCAACGGAGTCATTGACGATATGCCGGTTTCCATAGGAAACTTTGGTAGCGATCATGGCTGGTGGGGACGCCCGGAAGCTCAAGACTATTTGAACGTAGAAAATCGCGGAGGCCCCGCCGAACGAGATGTGCGACTCGGCGAACTCGGTTCCAACATTTCTGGCGAAATCGCTGCCGGTCTTGCCATTTTAAGTAAAGAATACGCCACCTATGACAAAGATTTCGCAAAAGCCTGCTTGACGGTCGCCGAAAAGATGTATGACTTCGCCAAGAGCCTCGCTCAAGGCAAAGACTCATACGACAACGGCAAGCCCTTCAAGAACAATAAAGCGCCCACATTCTACTCCAGCGCCTACAACGGCAACAACGAATTCGAAGACGACTTGGCTCTCGCCTCGGTCGCACTCCTTTACGCTACCGGCAAAAAAGAATACGCCGACGACATGATCCGCGCAAAGGATCTCTTCAAAAGCCAAGCTACTGGTACCGGAGCAGGATACTTTGAAGGCGGCTGGTTCTCTACCACCGAAAAAGGCATGTTAAAAAGCGCCAAGAACACCGGCTGGGCAAATGCACACACCTACGCTCTGTACGCCTTGTACAAGTTGATTCTAGCAGACAAGACCAAGGCTACAACCGATTACGGGCTTTCTGAAGAAGAACGCTTAGCCGCTATCGAAGACTGCCTTGCCGACATGATTTACAATCTAGGCGATGTAAGCGAAGGTACAGCATCGATCGTTCTCCCGACTGGTGACGTTGGCTACAAAAACAATACGATCAAGTATGACCCGACCTGGTACACCATGCAGACAGACCAAGCCTGGATTTTCAACCATTATCAAGTCGGAAATATCTTTGAAGTACTTGCCTAC is a genomic window containing:
- a CDS encoding glycoside hydrolase family 9 protein — protein: MASTLAALSASTAFAATTPYDLIRPTWPLSWDAKVFENFDTTVTKKHNVLNIPATPESFKAGALLPNVLDQAYYDAINSKISPIRVNQAGYLKNDTERQFYYVGSKATEFEVVDIDGKSLSTKVTGTFTESETVTQSDWTIIAGTDNATNDKQRYKVEITGPSGKIFVGKIPQSVPTDKRLRIKVGDDISSTFIISDDVYTMAKDASLKFLGIQRSGNSESWFHGPSHVKDGAGKVVNDLINVTPELASKEGALEGGWYDAGDHLKESQTQAFAFMALAVMSATNPAKDVDHYAYNQGEFVKTDGIPDVLREAAHGADFFLKAYKFANGVIDDMPVSIGNFGSDHGWWGRPEAQDYLNVENRGGPAERDVRLGELGSNISGEIAAGLAILSKEYATYDKDFAKACLTVAEKMYDFAKSLAQGKDSYDNGKPFKNNKAPTFYSSAYNGNNEFEDDLALASVALLYATGKKEYADDMIRAKDLFKSQATGTGAGYFEGGWFSTTEKGMLKSAKNTGWANAHTYALYALYKLILADKTKATTDYGLSEEERLAAIEDCLADMIYNLGDVSEGTASIVLPTGDVGYKNNTIKYDPTWYTMQTDQAWIFNHYQVGNIFEVLAYADVAADIEKQGITLPTLASTGLKASEMRQLGINQLNYLVDP